The Candidatus Omnitrophota bacterium genome contains the following window.
GGCCTCTTCAAAACCCACCGAAAAGGTCTTGACCGGCCGGCCCGAAAGCTGCGATGCCAAAGCGGTGACCGCGCTTGAATCGATCCCGCCGCTTAAAAGGACCCCCAGGGGCACATCGCTTGCCAGGCGGATCTTTACGGCCTCCCTTAAACGGTCCATGATCTGTTTTTTCCATCCGGCCTCAGTAAAATCACCCTTGGGTGTAAATTTCAGGTCCCAGTATTCGTTTACGGTCATTTTCCCGTCTTCCCAGACCAGGATGCTCGCGGGCGGAAGTTTCCTCACCCCCTGGAAGATGGTCCGGGGGGCCGGAATATACTTATATGTAAGGTACAGGTCCAAAGCCTCTAAATCCATGCGAGGGGACGTTTCAGAAACAGCCAGTATCGACTTGATCTCGGAGCCGAAGACCAGCCTCCCGTTCTCCAAACGATAACACAAAGGTTTCTTTCCGACCCTGTCCCTTGCGAGGACCAGTTTATCCCGTCTCTCATCCCAGATCGCAAAAGCGTACATCCCGCGAAGATGCTGCACGCAATTCTCGGCATATTCTTCGTACAGATGGACCAATACCTCTGTATCCGACTTCGTGTAAAACTTATGCCCCTTGCCCTCTAACCCGTCCCTTAAGTCCCGGAAATTATAGATCTCGCCGTTCATAACGACCCAGATATTTTTATCTTCATTATGGACCGGTTGGTGCCCGGTAACCAGATCTATGACGCTTAAGCGCCTTACTCCCAGGCCGATCCTTCCGTTTGAATATAAGCCCTCGTCATCCGGTCCGCGATGCCTCAACTCATCGCACATCCTTTTGATCGAGCTTGGCTCGACGGATCCGGACCTATTAAAATCTAATATCCCGCATATGCCGCACATAGTTTATTTATTCGAACTTTCGGTAATCAGAATTACGGATGGGGTCAATAGAATACTCCTTAAGCGATGATTATATCACAGGAGGTACCCGTATTCTAGAGCTTTGACCTGACGAATTAGGGGCAAATTGTCTTGATTTCCGTCTTCCCCATACTATAAAATGTACCCTGTTGCTAACCGGAGTGACTTTATGAAAAGAACGATCAATGTCTGTTTAATAAGCCCGCCCCAGATCAACAGTTTGGATGACAGGATAGATCCGCCTTTAGGGCTGTTGTATGTTGCCGCCTCGATAAGGGATATGGGAATCGAGGTAAGGGTCGCTGATCTGGCTTCACGGCCCTATGCGCAATGGGAAAAATTGATCGGCAAGGCGGATGTATACGGCATAGAAATTTATACCTGCAATTACCCTATCTCAAAACAAATAAAGAAGATCTGCAAGAAACTAAATCCTTTATCGAAGATCGTAGCCGGCGGGGCCCACCCCACGGCCTTGCCTAAACGGTCATTAAGGGATTTTGATATCGTCATAAAAGGGGAAGCGGACCTGAGCATAAAGGAATGCCTGAAGGATATAATCAAGGGGAAGCCAAAGGCCATTTACGACTTTAACATACCGCAGGACCTGGATAAATTACCTTTTCCGGCCAGGGACCTGGTTGATATAAAAAATTACCATAGGATCGTGGGGGGCAAGTTAGCGACTTCCATAATAACTTCGAGGGGGTGCCCTTACAAATGCGCTTTCTGCAACAGTCCTATGACCTTCAAAAAGATGAGATTCCGCTCCAACCAGTCGGTCGTAGACGAGATAAAACTGATCATAAAACGATACGGTATCAGGAATTTTATCATTTATGACGATATTTTCACGTTAAATAGGACGCGGCTTTATCCCCTACTGGATGAGTTTAAAAAATTACGGATAAAATTCCGGTGCAACGGGAGGGCTGACCGGAATAATTACGATGATTTCGTGAGATTAAAGGAAGCGGGATGCACGACTATCGCATTTGGGGCGGAATCCGGCAGCCAGGAACTTTTAGACAGGATAAATAAAAAATGCACGGTGGAGCAGAACATTAAAGCTATAAAAGATGCCAAAAAAGCTGGATTGATAACGAAAGTTTACCTTATAGTGGGCATACCCGGGGAAAATAAGGATACCATCCAAGAAACAAAGAGGTTTATGGAAACGGCCGATCCCGATGAATATACCCTTTTTACCTTTATCCCCCTCCCGGGCAGCGATACCTGGGAACATAAAAAGAAATACGGGATCAGGCGTATCGTTAAGGTCTATAGTGAATTCTATAACATAGCCGGCCAGGGAGAAGGGGGTTTGGTCACTGAAACCGATTCCTACGACCTGGAAGAGCTCATGGAAATGAGGGAAGACCTGAAGGGTTTTTTGACCAAAAGAAGGTGGAGAGGCGACATCCAGGAGTATTTCAAAAGGATAAAGTGGCGGTGATCATCTAAATTCCGGACGATACCTTCATTTTGCGCTTAAATCCTTTATGATCTGCGC
Protein-coding sequences here:
- a CDS encoding radical SAM protein encodes the protein MKRTINVCLISPPQINSLDDRIDPPLGLLYVAASIRDMGIEVRVADLASRPYAQWEKLIGKADVYGIEIYTCNYPISKQIKKICKKLNPLSKIVAGGAHPTALPKRSLRDFDIVIKGEADLSIKECLKDIIKGKPKAIYDFNIPQDLDKLPFPARDLVDIKNYHRIVGGKLATSIITSRGCPYKCAFCNSPMTFKKMRFRSNQSVVDEIKLIIKRYGIRNFIIYDDIFTLNRTRLYPLLDEFKKLRIKFRCNGRADRNNYDDFVRLKEAGCTTIAFGAESGSQELLDRINKKCTVEQNIKAIKDAKKAGLITKVYLIVGIPGENKDTIQETKRFMETADPDEYTLFTFIPLPGSDTWEHKKKYGIRRIVKVYSEFYNIAGQGEGGLVTETDSYDLEELMEMREDLKGFLTKRRWRGDIQEYFKRIKWR